In Clostridium sp., one DNA window encodes the following:
- a CDS encoding TetR/AcrR family transcriptional regulator gives MNSENNSREKILNTATKLFQINGFNATGLNQILKESNSPKGSLYYYFPDGKEQLALEAIQLASKAIMKRLEDTLNKYSNPIKAIKHLINNIINDLEEENKLQNISISLIALETYYSNENLREACKNAFTALSHVYTKKLLQNGFSKQKAEELGMTIEIMIEGAITLSVTRKDSIPLLTISNIIGVLLEKN, from the coding sequence ATGAATTCTGAAAATAATTCAAGAGAAAAAATACTTAATACTGCCACTAAGCTTTTCCAAATCAATGGATTTAATGCTACTGGATTAAACCAAATTTTAAAAGAAAGCAACTCACCTAAGGGCTCTCTTTATTATTATTTTCCTGATGGTAAAGAACAATTAGCACTAGAAGCAATTCAATTGGCAAGCAAGGCCATAATGAAAAGATTGGAAGACACTCTGAATAAATATTCAAATCCCATTAAAGCTATAAAGCATTTAATAAATAATATAATAAATGACTTAGAAGAAGAAAACAAGCTTCAGAATATTTCAATAAGTTTGATAGCGTTAGAAACATATTATTCAAACGAGAATTTGAGAGAAGCTTGTAAAAATGCGTTTACAGCACTAAGTCATGTATATACCAAGAAATTGCTTCAAAATGGGTTTTCAAAACAGAAAGCTGAAGAATTAGGTATGACCATCGAAATAATGATTGAAGGGGCTATTACACTCTCTGTTACAAGAAAGGATTCTATTCCACTTTTAACAATTAGTAATATTATAGGCGTTTTGTTGGAGAAGAATTAA